The window agtaggagcttcggctcccaaaggcacgtgtcgttggctaagtccgttcggcggaagcgccgtccggaccgccttgaattataattaccaccgagcggcgggtagaatcctttgcagacgacttaaatacgcgacggggtattgtaagtggcagagtggccttgctgccacgatccactgagattcagccctttgtcgctaagattcgaccctccccctttccaatcatacgttcctccccaaaacgttaaacaccggaaacgcaaaaaaattcaagtatctaagaagacgtcgtcagaggttcgagatttttacttggtgaaattcactctcaccccaatatttcagattgaccgatgaaatgctgccctcatgtgcacaattctcggccaaaagcatcctgacgggagcattaactcccgaaagagctttcgttcacagttgtgtccacgggtatcatggcagctggcttgatataattcatcccttcagtacgcttggcctcgatcagaccacgaaaaaaataagggaaaatgttaacactgtTGTGAACAAGAGATGAAATCGTGTTCAATGTCTGTTGTTCTGTTATATTtctgaatcaaagtgttcccttatataggggatacaagagatagataaatggaaagtatccaaatcataatcctaaagtaaaaaggaaaacatcctaatggataaacatgaaacataaatgGAAAACGTCTAGGCTAGAGGCGGCCGACTCTCTTTCCTCTTGGGCCGCggatactctctctctctatgggccACGGACAGGCCTCTTGGTTCCTAgcaatccacacatgttcataacactcccccttggatgctagaaccatatgggctcgtatcatgcacgatgttgcctcgttaaaacctctctaggaaaaccaaaaacccaaggtgggaaaaatggaaaccttagacaggaaaaagagtacaacgcatgatactccccctgatgaaggcatcactgcaGATCCTTCAGGCggcgcatcccaatctgatgaaccagcttcctgaatgttgaggttggtagagacttggtgaaaaggtcggctgagttgtcgCAGGATCGGACTTGAACTACTTGGacctcctttgccttctgcaGATCGTGGGTGAAaaagaacttgggcaggatgtgcttggttctgTCCCCtttgatgtatccttccttgagctgagcaatgcacgctgcattgtcctcgtagatgatcattggctcctccttttcttgttccaTGGACAGACCACTCTCTTTCAAgatatggccggtcatgttcctcaaccagacaagttcacggcttgcctcatacatggctatgatctcggcgtgATTGGATGATGTAGCAACTAAGGATTGCTTTGTTGAACGCCAGCATATTGCGGCTCCACTATGTGTAAACACATATcctgtctgagatctagcctggtgtgggtcagataagtacccagcgTCTGCATATCCGACCATGTTCTCTTTGGTCGGTTGGTATAGAACAAACCAAGAtcctttgttccttgcagatatctgaacagatgtttcactccgttccaATGCCTTAAAGTCGGACATGATCCAAATCTGGATAGTAAactcacggcaaagcttatgtccggtctagtatgactagctaaatacattaaggccccaatggcacttaaGTAAGGCACTTCCGATCCGAGTGGTTCCTCGTCGGGTTTCTTTGGACCGAATGGATCCTTTTCAAGGTCTAAGGACCTTACGACCATAGGACACGGTAAGGGGTGTGCCTGGTCCATATTGAACTGCTTGAGTATCTTCTCTGTATAAGTTTCctgatgcacaaggatgccatttcctttatactcaaactgtaatcccaaacagaacttagttttccctaagtctttcatttcgaattctttcttaagacaCTCGACGGTCTGGGAAATTTCTTCTGAGGTTCCAATGatgttcaggtcgtccacatagacagacattATTACATAGCCCTTGCtgtcgaatttctttatgaatatacatggacttattggatcgttcttataaccctctttgGTTAGGTACTCGGATAGCCGGTTATACCACATCCGACCTGACtgttttaaaccatataaagctttgttcagcttaatgcaatgttgttctcgagaacctttcttatctttgagctcaatgccTTCTGGAACTCTCATATGTATCTCATTGTCCAGTGGTCCGTATAGGTATGCGGtgactacatccattaggcgcaaATCCATGTTTTctttcacggccagactgatcaaATATCTCAGTGTAgtcgcatccaccacaggggaataagtttcctcatagtctattccaggtctctgtgagaatccttgtgctacaagccgtgctttgtatctcactacttctcctttctcatttctcttccttacaaagacccatttgtatcccactggtttgacatctctggGTGTCAagattatagggccaaaaacgcctctttttctcaatgattctaactccacgtttatagcttgtttccatttgatccaatctgatcttagcatgcattcttgtatggacgtgggttctagatcctcatctttatccatgatctcaagtgccactttatatgcaaataaatcatcaacgttgatatcctttctgttccattgttttccagacatcacatggtttatagagatctcttgattgtccGGCTCTGGTGTCCCGTGAAGTccagcgtcccggacctcacttGGAGGGACGGTCGGATCATCGGGTGTGGTCGGTATACTCGGCTCGACCATTCTGGTCGGCTCGACCGATCCATCTATGTCCTGGATGGTTTCCTTTATGCTCTCGGTTCCAGCACCTTTCTTGGATTTccgaggctgtttatctttggaaccaattggtctgccACGTTTTAGACGTTgcctagactctgtagccacttgacactGTCCATCTTGGACGTCTAATCTTacaggtgcattacaagccgggataTGTGATATTGTTACTCTATTagggtcagcaaatgtatctggcaatctattagctagctcttgtagatgtattatcttttggacttctaaatcacaatctttagtccgaggatcttgccaagatgtcGATGGTCTAAACCAATCCAATTCTTTTGTtatcaaccggctgttatctccccctaaggacggatatgtggactcatcaaactgtgagtcttcgtatctggccttaaacaaatcaccggttgttggctcaagatactttataatgcttggggattcatatcctacgtatattcccatccttctctgcggtcccatcttagttctctgtggtggagtaattggaacgtagacggcacatccaaacgttttgatgtgggacacgtctggctcatgacccttAAGTAATTGGGATggcgaatatctatgctcacttgatggcctgatgcgtatcaGTTCAGTTGCATGTAAAActgcatgtccccatgctgatcCCGGAAGTTTAGACTTCATAAGTAATGgacgggctatcagctggatacgtttaatgaatgattcggccaagccgttctgtgtatggacatgtgccacggagtgttctactTTTACCCCCATGGCCATACAGTATTCATTAAACGcctgggacgtgaactcaccagcattgtctagacgtatagtcttaagtGGAAAATCTGGGaagtgtgctctcagtcttatcatctgagcaagcagccgtgcaaaggctaggtTCCGAGTGGACAACAAGCATACAtgtgaccatctggtcgatgcatcaatgaggaccataaaatatctGAACGTCCCACatggtgggtgtattggtccgcaTATGTCCCCTTGgattctttccagaaagttcaaggtttctttattaaccttggctggtgatggcctggttatgagtttcccttgtgcacatgctgcacatgtgagatttcgtgggatcactcctttgaacgtgtgcccttgagaattcatcatcaattttcgcatcattcctgttccgggatggccaagccggttatgccataaagtgaatagctcTGAGGCATTTGCCTCGACCATACTGATCCGTGCATAGTAAAGACCAGTAGTCATTGCAGGCATGGTCTCTAGGATCCTTTTACTGCCTTTGGTGATCAAGGTTATAttaaggaattctttgtttccttcttcccatgtttcaaggtggAAACCGTTCAACCTTATgtccttgaaactcaataagcttcttctagagcttggggaatacaaggcggttttgatctctaggtgagtgcctttgggcatcatcacataggcctggccgtgaccttcaatcaggctggCCTCACCTGCAATGGTTTGTACCTTTGCACTTTGCAATGTGAGATTCATGAAGTACCTTTTGTCTCTTAGGATCGTGTGGCTTGTGCCACTGTCCACCACAAGTACAttcatctcatcattcatttctataaataaaatttctagaCTTTAGagactttaaaattttcattaatgtaaatgtcatttcataaagtaaaaacaccaaatcaaacacataaagcaataagacaatgtgattcgaaaaaCTAGTCCTTTAGACAGTCAGACGTCTCAAAATCCATTTGGTCATCTTTGCTGTCCCTGTCGgattcattgtcagcatcatatCCCTTGTCATCTTGACCGTTCTCTTGGATCATATTTGCCTCCGGATTCTTGTTCTTgatactctcttgatagagttcGCACAAGTGCTTTGGAGTTCTACAGTTCTTGGCCCAGTGATTGTCCATCCCGCATCTGTGACATAAAGACttggacgtgtaagatggtttggatatgccacctcgtCCACGGCCATAACTCCCTCGGCCCTGaccgtaattggaaccacgaccacggttatggTGGTTTCCCCTTCGGCCGGCTGAGTAGTTATCTCTACCGTTATGATTGTCACGTCTACGTCCCCTGTACCCACCACGGCCTTGACCGTATGGTTTCCTGTTGTCTTGGGCGTAGTTGGTTTCTTTGGGATATTTCCTTTCCACATCATGGGCTTCGGGTAATGGTGCTGTCCCGACCGGCCTTGCTCCACTATTTTTCATAAGGagttcattgtttgcctcggccaggagaagacatgagatcagatcagtatatgtggcaaAACCTTTTGTCCTGTACTGCTGCTGCAACACAGAATTCGATTGATTGAAAGTCGTAtaggtcttttcaagcatcatCACATCGGACACTTCTTCACCACATAGCCTTAGTATAGAAACGATTTTGAACAAGGctgagttatactcgtccacggacttaAAATCCATGAACCTGAGATGCATCCAGTCGTGTcttgcctttggaagcaacaccatctTTTGGTGATCGTATCTGTGCTTTAAAGCATTCCAAAGATCGAGTGGACTCTCAATTGTCATGTACTGATCCTTAAGACCTTCGatgagatgatggcgcataTAACATATGGCCCTGTATctattcttttcattctcatcattACCCTCAGTGATGGTATCACCGAGTCCTTTGGACTTTAGACTGATCCTTGTgtctagcgcccactgcaagtaattgtctccggagagattaagggctgcatagtctctgtttgctattttcgacatctgatccACATTATCATTCAAGACATTAGATATACAATGGGATCATGTGGCCGCATGATATatgcaagctcggccacaacacgTCTTATGCATTCATGGTATCAAACAATCCTAGTCGACCATGGAGCTATcaaacaagccgcacggctatATGAACAATCAACAAGTTCGGTTATGTaaatctaagtttaccatggtGCGATCAATCCTAGAATTCAATTCTATATGTCCTAGAAAAGATTAATGCCACACGGCCATGTATGTTCTAATGCATTCAAATTCAGAATCAATCGGTTTCTATATGCTGGCCGATTCTATCCTAATCAGTTGCGGATGCAATACCAAGTTCAGATTCATGCAGAAACGTTTTTAAAACGTTCTTATGATTTCTAGGGTTCCAATCTATCAACTTatgtttaaggtttcaaggccttaagtattCATGTTCAGACAGATTGATTCAAGCAATCTAAACATTCCTAAAACCTCAATTTAGATCAGAAAAACAATCAACCAAAGTTAATCTTAAAATCGGCTAATGTTTCCTTTAGgggttagggttttcgattccaTAAACTAGGGTTTGCCaatttcagattcaatcaatcaacaaGCAAAGACAGGTTCTAATTTTGGAATCAATTCATGTTTCTAGTTCCAAGAGGTTGTCGATTTTAATCTTAGATTACTTTTAGGATTTCACGGTTTCCATAATAATGGAATTAGGGTTCTTTACTTTCTATGTTCTCAGATCATGTTTATACCTTAGTTTCGTAGGGGAttatgaaccggaccaccaaagattGGAAGAGGCTTCGAGCTGAGATGATCGGATGGTcgctgcctcctatcgggtcgcggttGAGGTCTATCGCGGCTGGAGGTGTCTCGGCTGCGAGCTGATCGGCTATCGGGTTCGTCTCGGACTGATCGGGTATCGGATTGTCTCTGGCTGATTGCGGGTATCGGGTTCGATCGCGAGTTGAGAGACGGTTCTTCTAGATCTGGAACGTGATCTGAGAAGCTGAGATTGATCTTCTGAGTTCTTGAAAAGTTAAGAAcaggttagggttttagggttttggttatGGATCGCCGGCTTAGACTTTTAGGGGTTTCGGTTTTGGTCTCAGGGTTTAGaaactatcgtgctgataacgtgttgtgaacaagAGATGAAATCGTGTTCAATGTCTGTTGTTCTGTTATATTtctgaatcaaagtgttcccttatataggggatacaagagatagataaatggaaagtatccaaatcataatcctaaagtaaaaaggaaaacatcctaatggataaacatgaaacataaatgGAAAACGTCTAGGCTAGAGGCGGCCGACTCTCTTTCCTCTTGGGCCGCggatactctctctctctatgggccACGGACAGGCCTCTTGGTTCCTAgcaatccacacatgttcataacaaacacttggttggatgatcagccactactgccgggaaggatgtaatcgagccagcatcagtaaaacttgagaccatcatggaccatcagtccatgaaaaattctcaagctatcagtacactcagacaaaaatcacgatatgtgtactgatggactgtca of the Brassica napus cultivar Da-Ae unplaced genomic scaffold, Da-Ae ScsIHWf_287;HRSCAF=473, whole genome shotgun sequence genome contains:
- the LOC106413062 gene encoding uncharacterized protein LOC106413062 translates to MRHHLIEGLKDQYMTIESPLDLWNALKHRYDHQKMVLLPKARHDWMHLRFMDFKSVDEYNSALFKIVSILRLCGEEVSDVMMLEKTYTTFNQSNSVLQQQYRTKAPLPEAHDVERKYPKETNYAQDNRKPYGQGRGGYRGRRRDNHNGRDNYSAGRRGNHHNRGRGSNYGQGRGSYGRGRGGISKPSYTSKSLCHRCGMDNHWAKNCRTPKHLCELYQESIKNKNPEANMIQENGQDDKGYDADNESDRDSKDDQMDFETSDCLKD